From the genome of Triticum aestivum cultivar Chinese Spring chromosome 3B, IWGSC CS RefSeq v2.1, whole genome shotgun sequence, one region includes:
- the LOC123071790 gene encoding pumilio homolog 24 isoform X2, with the protein MVGGRDHQQEESRGGGGGTKGKPQPVTAKEKRVTAKEVSESRKPDYNLKKDIEVLWGKMIGRHLSKEDIIKLVTEALRKMDWKYLEFLDPIHVCSGSHTQESGKVRTHIIRILKKQIMKLDVSDYGCLVLFEELTKQLKEIILISLNRSIFDQV; encoded by the exons ATGGTCGGTGGCCGCGACCACCAACAAGAGGAatcgcgaggcggcggcggcggcaccaaGGGGAAGCCGCAGCCCGTCACTGCCAAGGAAAAGCGGGTCACAGCTAAG GAAGTGTCGGAGTCGAGGAAGCCCGACTACAACCTTAAGAAA GACATCGAAGTACTATGGGGAAAGATGATAGGTCGTCATTTGAGCAAGGAGGATATAATCAA GCTAGTTACCGAGGCCCTCCGTAAAATGGATTGGAAATATTTGGAATTTCTGGATCCCAT ACATGTGTGTAGTGGTTCTCACACTCAAGAGAGTGGCAAG GTTAGGACGCATATTATCAGAATCTTGAAGAAGCAGATTATGAAGCTTGATGTCAGTGATTATGGATGCCTT GTTCTATTTGAAGAGCTGACAAAGCAGTTAAAGGAAATCATATTGATAAG CTTAAACAGGTCCATCTTTGACCAAGTATAG
- the LOC123071790 gene encoding pumilio homolog 24 isoform X1, translating to MVGGRDHQQEESRGGGGGTKGKPQPVTAKEKRVTAKEVSESRKPDYNLKKDIEVLWGKMIGRHLSKEDIIKLVTEALRKMDWKYLEFLDPIHVCSGSHTQESGKVRTHIIRILKKQIMKLDVSDYGCLVLFEELTKQLKEIILIRPGDANCCSYCTHFAHII from the exons ATGGTCGGTGGCCGCGACCACCAACAAGAGGAatcgcgaggcggcggcggcggcaccaaGGGGAAGCCGCAGCCCGTCACTGCCAAGGAAAAGCGGGTCACAGCTAAG GAAGTGTCGGAGTCGAGGAAGCCCGACTACAACCTTAAGAAA GACATCGAAGTACTATGGGGAAAGATGATAGGTCGTCATTTGAGCAAGGAGGATATAATCAA GCTAGTTACCGAGGCCCTCCGTAAAATGGATTGGAAATATTTGGAATTTCTGGATCCCAT ACATGTGTGTAGTGGTTCTCACACTCAAGAGAGTGGCAAG GTTAGGACGCATATTATCAGAATCTTGAAGAAGCAGATTATGAAGCTTGATGTCAGTGATTATGGATGCCTT GTTCTATTTGAAGAGCTGACAAAGCAGTTAAAGGAAATCATATTGATAAG ACCGGGAGACGCCAATTGCTGCAGCTATTGCACACACTTTGCTCACATTATCTGA